The following DNA comes from Methanothrix sp..
TCTTCCCTATGCCCCTGTCAAATGTCCCCCTCTCTGCCCCGATTTTGTAGAGATATCGTCCCCATTCTGACATCATATTGTATTAATATCCTCTTTTAATTTGTGATATATTTCAGGGAAAGGCTTATATCCGCTCAAGTCAGTTTGATACAGTCCTAATTATTAAGGAGGCTTAGTCGATTTTGAGCGAAGCTACAGGCTATGATGCAAGCCAAATCCAGGTTCTCGATGGCCTTGAGGCGGTCAGGCGCCGGCCATCGATGTACATAGGCAGCACAGACTCCCTGGGGCTGCACCATCTGGTCTATGAGGTAGTGGACAATAGCGTGGACGAGGCCCTGGGTGGTTTTTGCACTGAGATCAATGTGATCATCAATCCCGGTGGGAGCGTCTCCATACGAGACAACGGCCGGGGCATCCCGGTGGATATCCATCCTCAGTTCAACCGGCCAGCCCTGGAGATCGTCTTGACAGTTCTGCACGCCGGCGGCAAGTTCGATCACGAGTCTTATGGCGTCTCAGGCGGGCTGCATGGGGTGGGGGTCTCGGTGGTAAATGCCCTCTCCGAGTGGATGGAGGTGCAGGTCCGCAGGAACGGGCGGATCTACTGGCAGCGCTTTGAGAAGGGCAAGGTGGCCTCGGATCTGGAGGATCGGGGCAGCTCCGATAGCACCGGAACCACCATCACCTTCAAGCCCGATCCGGCCGTATTCGAGGAGACGGAGTTCCATTTCGATACCCTCTCCTCCCGGCTGAGGGAGCTGGCCTTCCTCAACCGCGGCCTGAAGATAACCATAAAGGATGAGCCCTCCGATAAGGAGAACATCTTCCAGTACGAGGGAGGCATCATCTCCTTTGTGGAGTACCTCAATAAGAATAAAGAGGCGTTACACGAGCCAGTCTACCTCTCGCGCAGCAAGAATGGGACCCAGGTGGAAGTAGCCCTGCAGTACAACGACTCTTATGCAGAAAATATATTCTCTTATGCCAATAACATCAACACCCGTGAGGGTGGAACTCACCTCATGGGCTTTCGCGCTGCTTTAACCCGCACGGTCAATGATTATGCCCGGAACAACAAGCTCTTCAAGAGCGAGATGAAGCTGGGGGGAGAGGATCTGCGAGAGGGGCTGGTGGCGGTTGTAAGCGTAAAGCTCCCTGACCCCCAGTTCGAGGGCCAGACCAAGACCCGGCTGGGCAACAGCTCCATCCGGGGGATAGTCGATTCCTTGGTGGCAGAAGGCCTGGCGGAGTACTTCGAGGAGAACCCTGCCGTTGCCACGACCATTGTGGAGAAGGCGGCTGAGGCCATGCGCGCCAGAGAGGCAGCGCGGAAGGCCAAGGAGCTGACCCGGCGCAAGAATGCCCTCAGCTCCGGCGGACTGCCCGGAAAGCTGGCCGACTGCTCAGACAACGATCCGGCAAGATGCGAGATCTACATCGTGGAGGGCGAGTCTGCTGGTGGCTGTTTCTCAGGCGACACCGAGATATCGCTGGCTGATGGCCGGAACATAAGTTTCAAAGAGCTGCTGGCAGAGCAGGCAGAGGGAAAGGAGCACTTCTGCTACACCATTTGCAGGGATGGCGCCATCGGACTGGAGAGAATTGAGAACGCCAGAATCACAAGCAGAGATGCCGAGGTGATCAGAGTCCTCCTTGACAGCGGCAAGAGGATCACCTGCACTCCAGACCATCGATTCATGCTGCGCGATGGCAGCTATAAGATGGCAAAGGAGCTCACAGCAGATGACCCGCTGATGCCCTTATATCGCAGGCTTTCGGATATCGGGCAACCAGCAGCCTCAACTGCTGGCTATGAGATGGTCTTGAATCCTCGCACAGACTCCTGGCTGTTCACTCATATCCTGGCTGATTGGTACAATCTCAGGCAAGGCGCATATGCCAATTCAGATGGCGATCATTGCCATCACATCGATCTCAACAGAGGTAACAATAATCCGACAAATATCAGACGCCTTCAAAAGAATGATCTTCCTGCAAATCCAGGCCACAGCATCGATATCGTAGAATGCAGCTCGCATTGCAATGCCATAGGAGATAAGTCCCTATTACATTTTGAGACATCAGAGGAAAGAGATCCTTATTGTGACAGGAATCTGGCTGCCCAGGCCGCTCAGAGCCTCAACCATCGGATAGTATCAATTGAGCCGGTGGATGTCAAGATGGATGTGTATGACATCGAGGTGCCCAATACACACAACTTCGCCTTGGCCAGCGGTGTCTTCGTCCACAATAGCGCCAAGCAGGGAAGGAACAGGCATTTTCAGGCCATACTGCCCCTGCGGGGCAAGATCCTCAATGTGGAGAGGGCAAGGCTGGACAAGATCCTCAAGAACGCCGAGATCCGCAATATGATTGTGGCCTTCGGCACCGGGATAGGAGATGACTTCGATATCAGTAAGGCGAGATACCATAAGGTGGTTATAATGACCGATGCCGATGTTGATGGCGCACACATTCGCACCCTTCTTCTCACCTTCTTCTATCGCTATATGCGGCCTCTGATCGATGCCGGCTATGTCTTCATCGCCCAGCCCCCCCTCTATCAGGTCAAGAAGGGAAAGCAGATCAATTATGCCTATAGCGATGAGCAGCTCAACCAACTGGTGAGCTCCATGACCAAGCCGGTCATCCAAAGGTACAAGGGCCTGGGTGAGATGAACCCAGATCAGCTCTGGGAGACCACCATGGACCCGGAGAGGAGGATCATGCTCAAGGTCACCTTGGAGGATGCAGTTGAAGCGGACCGTATATTCACCATTCTCATGGGCGACCGGGTGGAGCCGCGGCGGGAGTTCATTGAGAAGCATGCCAAGTTTGTGAAGAATCTGGATATCTGAGGTGGATTGTGACAGAGGTACATGTAAACATCACCGAGGAGATGAAGTCCTCTTACATCGATTATGCCATGAGCGT
Coding sequences within:
- the gyrB gene encoding DNA topoisomerase (ATP-hydrolyzing) subunit B; translation: MSEATGYDASQIQVLDGLEAVRRRPSMYIGSTDSLGLHHLVYEVVDNSVDEALGGFCTEINVIINPGGSVSIRDNGRGIPVDIHPQFNRPALEIVLTVLHAGGKFDHESYGVSGGLHGVGVSVVNALSEWMEVQVRRNGRIYWQRFEKGKVASDLEDRGSSDSTGTTITFKPDPAVFEETEFHFDTLSSRLRELAFLNRGLKITIKDEPSDKENIFQYEGGIISFVEYLNKNKEALHEPVYLSRSKNGTQVEVALQYNDSYAENIFSYANNINTREGGTHLMGFRAALTRTVNDYARNNKLFKSEMKLGGEDLREGLVAVVSVKLPDPQFEGQTKTRLGNSSIRGIVDSLVAEGLAEYFEENPAVATTIVEKAAEAMRAREAARKAKELTRRKNALSSGGLPGKLADCSDNDPARCEIYIVEGESAGGCFSGDTEISLADGRNISFKELLAEQAEGKEHFCYTICRDGAIGLERIENARITSRDAEVIRVLLDSGKRITCTPDHRFMLRDGSYKMAKELTADDPLMPLYRRLSDIGQPAASTAGYEMVLNPRTDSWLFTHILADWYNLRQGAYANSDGDHCHHIDLNRGNNNPTNIRRLQKNDLPANPGHSIDIVECSSHCNAIGDKSLLHFETSEERDPYCDRNLAAQAAQSLNHRIVSIEPVDVKMDVYDIEVPNTHNFALASGVFVHNSAKQGRNRHFQAILPLRGKILNVERARLDKILKNAEIRNMIVAFGTGIGDDFDISKARYHKVVIMTDADVDGAHIRTLLLTFFYRYMRPLIDAGYVFIAQPPLYQVKKGKQINYAYSDEQLNQLVSSMTKPVIQRYKGLGEMNPDQLWETTMDPERRIMLKVTLEDAVEADRIFTILMGDRVEPRREFIEKHAKFVKNLDI